From Verrucomicrobiota bacterium:
GCAGGTAGGTCTCGTCATAGAGCGCTTTGCCTTCAGGAGTATTATAGACCGCCTTGGCAACCAGTGCATTGATACCAGCATTATAGGGCGCATTGGCTTCGCCAAACATCTGATCCATGCCATGTGGTATAAAAACGGCCTTGCCCGAACCAGGCTCGAAGTAGATCCGGTAGTTATTGCGATTCATCATGTAACAGTCCCAGTCCCACACCATATTCTCTAGCGCCATATAACGAACAAAACGAGGCACGTCGAGCACCTGTTGCAATCGTTGCCAGCGTTTGATCGCGTCAGGCTCCTGAGCCGCTTGCGCTAAGGCTTTGACATCCGAAAGATCATCGGGGCCGGACCCGCACATGCGTTCCAACTTATCGGTTATCTCGCGGCAGAAGCCGCCATCGTACAGGTTGCCATCCTTTTGTTTATAAAACAGTCCCACAAAATCCTTGTTGAATCCTTCCTTGAGGACGTACACCCCCAGCTTGCGATCATTCAACTGTACCGTCGCATGCGTTACTCTGGCCGCCGGGATATTCACCGTGCGAAACATTTCTCCGCAGATGTATTCCGTCATCAGGGCCGGGTCTTGCACCGAGTTGTTCAGGTGGATTTTTCGCAAGCCAAAGAAACGCTGGTCGGGAACAAACTTGTCGAAGTTCAACGTCAAGGCCGGCTTGTCATCCACGTTGCGAAAACTGCCAGCCGAGCCTTTCAGGTGAACCGCGACATTTTTAAAGACCTGCCCATCCACCGTTACGGTGGCGGTAGTGTCATGCCGGGCCTCCTTGCGCAAGTTATCCAGTGCGGCCTGGGATAGTTCGATGCGAAAATGCCGCACCATCTGGTTGGTGAAAAGTTCGGCTCCGGGAACCGGCTTACTAGGATGCGCCTTCGCGGAATTTGTCGAGCCTGTAAGGGGACCAGCTTCCCTATCCTTATCTTTCTTTTTGGCTGAGAGCGTTAAACTCCCGCCAACCAGCAAGGTTAGCGCTACCAGCAACCAGCGATATAAAAATATGTGCATTTGTAACAATCCAGCCAGCCAAGCCGGACCTGCCGCACAGCGTGACCAG
This genomic window contains:
- a CDS encoding CotH kinase family protein, with the translated sequence MHIFLYRWLLVALTLLVGGSLTLSAKKKDKDREAGPLTGSTNSAKAHPSKPVPGAELFTNQMVRHFRIELSQAALDNLRKEARHDTTATVTVDGQVFKNVAVHLKGSAGSFRNVDDKPALTLNFDKFVPDQRFFGLRKIHLNNSVQDPALMTEYICGEMFRTVNIPAARVTHATVQLNDRKLGVYVLKEGFNKDFVGLFYKQKDGNLYDGGFCREITDKLERMCGSGPDDLSDVKALAQAAQEPDAIKRWQRLQQVLDVPRFVRYMALENMVWDWDCYMMNRNNYRIYFEPGSGKAVFIPHGMDQMFGEANAPYNAGINALVAKAVYNTPEGKALYDETYLPLFTNVYRLEVLTNLVAEIGGRVKAELAISNPNAAKEYANHINNVRDRIVSRANSLARQLNQPVPTGLKFIQGAAKLDRINWEAQEGGSAKLELLKNVDGKTALSVQANAESSASWRAKIQLEGGRYRFEGMVKGANITALKDDAGRGAGLRISGGKRVNMNGLEGSATWQKLGFEFDAGGSFTEVVLVCELRASKGQSWFDLDSLRLVKLK